In Pseudovibrio brasiliensis, the following are encoded in one genomic region:
- a CDS encoding ROK family protein gives MSNIIAELEGEALILAGERQTKGRGLPAVQYTLNPAGAVALGVEVRPNAILCALVNFLGDTLYTKRIHIKSSEPAVVLPAVKAACDEALSSIGKNAPPVLGAGIVMPGPFGRVGLTGAGKAELVGWDDKDPQALFEDVLQVPVRVENDATAAAIAEQTTGSATELQSFCFVYFGTGLGLGVISNGEILRGAFGNAGELGHVVVERGGRLCSCGNRGCLETYTSRMAASEFLQKRGKSAESQKDLSDLLAANDPDLEEWISEAADPLAQAIGTLENLFDPEAVILGGAMPPELLERLIDKLDLIDATVSVRADRTLPRVVRGASGWMTAALGAAALIIHDTYIPSISKVA, from the coding sequence ATGAGTAACATCATAGCGGAGTTGGAAGGTGAGGCGCTGATTCTTGCAGGTGAACGCCAGACAAAAGGACGCGGACTGCCTGCGGTGCAATATACGCTGAACCCGGCAGGCGCAGTGGCGCTGGGGGTGGAGGTTCGACCCAACGCGATTTTGTGCGCGCTGGTGAACTTTCTCGGTGATACGCTTTACACCAAACGCATACATATCAAGAGCAGTGAGCCGGCTGTTGTTCTGCCTGCTGTGAAGGCGGCCTGTGATGAGGCACTTTCATCCATTGGCAAGAACGCGCCACCTGTTCTGGGTGCGGGAATCGTTATGCCCGGTCCGTTTGGACGCGTAGGATTAACCGGTGCGGGTAAAGCAGAGCTGGTTGGCTGGGACGATAAAGACCCGCAGGCGCTGTTTGAAGACGTGCTGCAGGTGCCGGTGCGGGTGGAAAATGATGCGACGGCAGCAGCGATTGCGGAACAGACCACAGGCTCGGCGACGGAGCTGCAATCCTTCTGTTTTGTTTATTTCGGGACTGGCCTTGGCCTTGGTGTGATCTCCAACGGAGAGATCCTGCGCGGTGCGTTTGGCAACGCAGGTGAGCTGGGGCACGTGGTTGTGGAGCGGGGTGGACGGCTTTGCTCTTGTGGCAATCGCGGGTGCCTTGAAACCTACACCAGCCGTATGGCGGCCAGCGAGTTTTTGCAAAAGCGCGGTAAGTCTGCGGAGAGCCAGAAGGATCTTTCTGATCTGCTGGCTGCCAATGATCCTGATCTGGAAGAGTGGATCAGTGAAGCGGCTGATCCGCTGGCGCAGGCCATAGGCACGCTCGAAAATCTGTTTGATCCGGAGGCTGTTATTCTGGGCGGTGCCATGCCGCCGGAGCTGTTGGAACGGCTGATTGATAAGCTGGATCTGATTGATGCGACGGTTTCCGTTCGCGCTGACCGGACTTTGCCGCGCGTGGTGCGTGGTGCTTCCGGTTGGATGACGGCTGCTCTTGGCGCAGCGGCTCTGATTATTCACGACACGTATATTCCAAGTATTTCGAAGGTAGCCTGA
- a CDS encoding PIG-L family deacetylase yields the protein MPLSDQERIAAHKQHVRMVELWRALQPLKSTVSFMNTGAHPDDEISEMLAAIGLRDGIALSYACANRGEGGQNDIGTEATENLGVLRTAEMEKACDVLNMRMYWLSENAEDDIFDFGFSKSGVETLGKWGHQRTLKRFVEIIRQERPDIISPTFLNIPGQHGHHRAMTQAAFEVMKAAADPDFPDVDLPCWTVKKLYLPAWSGAGGAYDDEVPPPPATLEFDGNGEEDVTGWSWAQIGEQSRAFHKTQGMGRWRNYSTNNAWPLHLAESTVGTEEQSLSDNLPCDLSELASFAGAPVLAALLDKAHDHCLDAIEAFPNRAMIGAAAAQALKLVRKAQEECPEAARDEVLHRLQRKELQLAKVLELSEGIVASLRLSQDQLKRGDTAEITFECNRDAVRYELDLPDGWSVQEGRVQVSADAATSDPYPAIYRPDVLQAPCAKLQFTSHGVEVETRLAFEVEPVVLPSHVVELDEANFVLNSALAGRSLSVAVSGNASGLSLDVPDGWQVHSNGGDFQLTLPDDVADGLYELPILQDGEPAHTVHVVSYPHVSQRVRVTAATIRVCVVEARLAAQRVGYVGSGNDRVGKWLSDIGADVVELTVGELSAQRLQELDTLVIGIFAFRNRQDLHDGIEEIHDWVKAGGRLITLYHRPWDRWDADKLPLKRLEIGSPSLRWRVTDENAEVRYLNPQHALLNQPNAIGDEDWANWHKERGLYFAKSWNEAYEPLLEMADPDEAPHQGILLSGAFGQGQHIHTSLILHHQMEKLVPGAFRLMANLISNGSGEGETSQKAEALEVS from the coding sequence ATGCCACTTTCAGATCAAGAACGTATTGCCGCGCATAAGCAACATGTGCGGATGGTGGAGCTTTGGCGTGCCCTGCAACCGCTCAAGTCAACAGTCTCCTTCATGAATACGGGTGCTCATCCGGATGATGAGATTTCTGAAATGCTGGCAGCGATTGGTCTTCGTGACGGGATTGCGTTGTCTTATGCCTGCGCTAACCGCGGTGAGGGCGGACAGAATGACATAGGCACCGAGGCCACTGAGAACTTGGGTGTTCTGCGCACGGCTGAGATGGAGAAAGCCTGTGACGTGCTGAACATGCGCATGTACTGGCTCTCTGAAAATGCCGAGGACGATATCTTCGACTTCGGGTTCTCCAAGAGTGGGGTGGAGACGCTTGGCAAATGGGGGCATCAGCGCACGCTGAAGCGGTTTGTTGAGATCATCCGGCAGGAGCGTCCGGACATCATCAGCCCGACCTTTCTGAACATTCCCGGCCAGCACGGTCACCACCGCGCCATGACACAGGCTGCGTTTGAGGTGATGAAAGCGGCGGCTGATCCTGATTTCCCTGATGTTGATCTCCCATGCTGGACGGTGAAGAAGCTTTATCTGCCAGCCTGGTCTGGCGCCGGTGGGGCGTATGATGATGAGGTGCCGCCACCGCCTGCGACGCTTGAGTTTGATGGCAATGGTGAGGAAGACGTCACCGGCTGGAGCTGGGCGCAGATTGGTGAGCAATCGCGTGCGTTCCACAAAACCCAAGGCATGGGACGCTGGCGAAATTACAGCACCAACAACGCCTGGCCGTTGCATCTGGCAGAAAGCACAGTTGGCACTGAGGAGCAGTCTCTTTCTGACAACCTGCCGTGTGACCTTTCCGAGCTTGCGTCCTTTGCGGGTGCGCCCGTCTTGGCTGCTTTGCTGGATAAGGCACACGACCACTGCCTGGATGCGATTGAGGCATTCCCAAATCGGGCCATGATTGGAGCGGCAGCGGCGCAGGCCCTGAAGCTGGTTCGTAAGGCTCAGGAGGAATGCCCAGAAGCTGCGCGTGATGAGGTTCTGCACCGCTTGCAGCGCAAAGAGCTGCAGCTGGCGAAAGTGCTGGAGCTCTCCGAAGGCATTGTTGCCTCGCTTCGTCTCTCTCAGGATCAGCTGAAGCGTGGTGACACGGCTGAAATCACGTTTGAATGCAACCGCGATGCTGTGCGCTATGAGCTGGATCTGCCGGACGGGTGGAGCGTGCAAGAGGGCCGTGTGCAAGTGAGCGCAGACGCTGCAACCAGCGATCCGTATCCTGCGATCTATCGACCAGATGTTCTTCAGGCACCTTGCGCAAAGCTTCAGTTTACATCCCATGGGGTGGAGGTTGAAACGCGGCTTGCGTTTGAGGTGGAGCCTGTCGTTCTGCCATCTCATGTGGTGGAGCTGGATGAGGCCAACTTCGTGCTCAACAGCGCGTTGGCAGGGCGTTCTCTCAGTGTTGCTGTGAGTGGCAATGCGTCCGGCTTGTCACTTGATGTGCCGGATGGCTGGCAGGTGCATTCAAACGGTGGTGATTTCCAGCTGACACTGCCGGACGATGTGGCTGATGGGCTTTATGAGCTGCCAATCCTGCAAGATGGAGAGCCTGCTCATACTGTGCATGTGGTTTCCTATCCGCATGTGAGCCAGCGAGTGCGGGTCACGGCAGCGACAATCCGTGTTTGTGTGGTTGAGGCCCGTCTTGCGGCGCAGCGTGTTGGTTACGTTGGTAGCGGCAATGACCGGGTTGGCAAATGGCTCAGTGACATTGGTGCCGATGTGGTGGAGCTGACCGTTGGAGAGCTGAGTGCGCAACGTCTGCAAGAGCTGGACACTCTGGTGATTGGTATCTTCGCGTTCCGCAACAGGCAGGATCTGCATGACGGGATTGAAGAAATCCATGATTGGGTGAAGGCTGGTGGCCGCCTGATCACGCTTTATCATCGCCCATGGGATCGCTGGGATGCGGACAAACTTCCGCTGAAACGGCTTGAGATTGGCTCACCGAGCCTGCGCTGGCGAGTGACTGATGAAAACGCAGAGGTGCGCTACCTGAACCCTCAGCATGCTTTGCTCAACCAGCCGAACGCCATTGGCGATGAGGACTGGGCGAACTGGCACAAAGAGCGCGGGCTCTATTTTGCCAAGAGCTGGAATGAGGCCTATGAGCCGCTGTTGGAGATGGCAGACCCGGATGAAGCGCCTCACCAGGGCATTCTGCTTTCCGGTGCGTTTGGGCAAGGCCAGCACATTCACACCTCGCTTATTTTGCATCACCAGATGGAAAAGCTGGTGCCAGGTGCCTTCCGCCTGATGGCTAACCTTATCTCAAATGGTTCAGGAGAGGGAGAGACCTCTCAAAAAGCTGAGGCTTTGGAAGTGAGCTGA